In Anopheles bellator chromosome 2, idAnoBellAS_SP24_06.2, whole genome shotgun sequence, the genomic stretch TGCGAACTCACTGAGCAGCTGAGATAACTGGACCAACTTCTTTTGCGTAGATAGGCAAGACGGAGAACCGCGGGGATTGTGAAAAATCGCGAAACTTCTTCCGATGGAACACCCGAACGGATCGGTTGCATCGCGAGCGAGAGACCACCGCTTTTCAGTCCTTCTCGTTGTACGAGGCTGAGTTGCTAAAGTtaataaactaatttaaattgagGAAAAACTTTCCCTCCCCTTGGCGAGGATGCGTTTCGTGTTCTATGTGAAGCGGGACGAATTAGTTTTCGCAGCTGGCGCTAAATCCGACGGCAAAGCCCAACTACACCAGAGACGTTGTGACGATAATTTATGCGGCTCATTTTTTATAGAACGAAAAGTTCAAACTCTCTTCAGGGTCCATCACTCTGGCATTCATTAACGCTTACCATGAGCCCGTCGGCGACTAGTGTTGGAATCGGTTCCATCGGTGAATGCGGTTAGGTATTCTTCAAGCCTGCCGTGTGGTTAATTTAATGCCAACACGCAACATTTCTAGTCGCTACGGTATCCTGCTATTTATGCTATCAAATGGTGCTGAGGAAACCAattatttcataaataatattgAAAACCTCAATGTTTTGCCGTACGATTTAGAAGTATAGCTGTACCTTAAAGTCTGTTGTAAAACCTGTTTATCTGTTATGCTGTCCAATAGGGTTGCAACGATGCTACTAATAATCCTGACATTATTATGGCTCGCTGCATTTTAGGGAAGGGATGCATTGTAGGGAATTTCCAAGTGTGGAGAACATCGCCAATCGTTGAAAAATCAAccattttatttctctctaCTGTTGGATATTGTAGCATTGCATTTTTATCCGGCGGGATTGTTGGTCCCGCACCtccggaatcgaacccaggccagctgtgTGACAACGTTACCGGCTTAGATGACGCTTATTAacggaggaaaacattaatacTTATCAAACACAATATTATAATATTTATGCTAACATATCGTAATATATTTAACTACAATCATCCGATACTACGGGCTGTATTTGTTGGTGAACAAATTTTACATAGCTCAAATGCCCgaataaaattgattcaaaaCTTTTATGTTCGaataaaacttcaaactcGTTTTGATACGCAATTTTTATTTGGCCATCAACAGAGGTAATTTAATAGTGCtcattgaatatttattgtatAATTCGGTGTAATATTGTCACAATAAACTGCATCGTACTTATGGTCACCAACAGCTTTCACGGGGTTTTGAATAGCAAGAGAGCAAGCTCGCCGCATCGTGACACAATATAAAATCCCCCGTCGTCTCCTGAGAGAAACAGTATCTGGGTGTCAGTTGTGGCTTGAAAATTTGGTGATAAAACCACAGGAATTTATCCTCCCGGTTTTATTGTGTGCCACGTGTTTGTGCGTCTGTTGTCCACAAGCACAACACAAGCCCACGATCGGTACCACATCGAATTTTACTTTCTGCACCgcatatcatcatcatcagacaACCGCAAACAACGTGAAATGTGACGGTTACGCAGTCAAACATGCAACCTCCGTCCAGGTTGTGCAGCTGCTTCGCGTAGCCGAAAATGGTTCTACCGAACATCGGACCACGCGCCCACCAGCCGGGCAAAAATGCGCTTTATTATGTTCGTACGCTCGGTCTTCTTCTCATGgcaataattcaatcaaaagcccaacacataaaacaccaaaaacTCGCAATTAATTGACACCGCAACATCTGTACCGGTCGGAAATTAAATTACGgtataaatcaaataaacggTTGAATTAAGCCTAGCGCCAGTCGTAGGGCTCTCTACCAAGTCTATGCTGTCAAACATCGAATATTGGGCAGAGCAAGGCACACAACCGGAGCGTGTCGAATATGAACTCCAAAATGAACCCataaaaaggcgaaaaacaTTCCCTAACCCCAATCCGTGAGATCCGTGTGTCGTGTGATTTATTCCTGGCTGCGTTGATTTAAGTGTTGATCTAATACCGGAGAAAGCAAATCTCATTTGCATGTCACTCACAATCCATCACAGCTTAGCGAAATGATGTTCCACTGCATCTGACGGTGAGGGGAACAGTCGCCTTGGTCGACTCACGCCTTCAGACGATTGTCGTCTACAATCTTACGCAAACCGACATAAAAATTCGTAAGCCAGAATGAAAAAAGGGCCTTCCAAAACAAAAGGTTTCCACATGACAGCAATTATTTGACATTTATGTCACTAGGAACGACCATTTTGCACACACCAACTTACACGGGTACATCACATACTGAGGCCTGCATTCAATCTGGTTCTGATTTATGCGACTTTTATGTTCCAACCGACCACTTCGGAAGCATATGCATTTACGGCTTATAAATAACGAAACATACGGTGTTGAACAGACATCAGCGTTTATGAGATCGCTCTTTTTCGCTCCTGGGTCGGATTCTTCAGTGGGATTTTTCGGCGCCGAGTTAAGGGCCTCGAATTATGTTGACTTTCACCGACGCCCGGTTTGGCTGTGAATTTGAAAAACATGAGCACGGCCCCATGAATATAGGGCCATGATTTATAGGCGTAATGTTCACATACGGGTGTAAATGCTCGTGCAGACGAGAGCATATAAAGCCGCTGCCgtggtggcttcggtggtTGTGTTCTTTTCGTAAACCGATCTGGGGTCGTAACTCCATAAGTTCACCCTGCAAAATCGCTGCTCTGCCACTGAGGATGATTGCGCTATCCTACAAAACACCATACTTGATtacgctcggtggtggtgcacgaTGTCCTTGCGGTGGAACGGATCTtaatgaacgaaaacaaaatgggacCGCACTCAAATTTcgaaacgatcacaaatcaccACCCCCCAGATACATGATTCGTAACGCGTGGCGAAACGAAATCATGGTGTGCATGAGGTCATAATACAGATTTACCGTCTATCGCACCATTGATCTCACTCTCTCGTCTCGTCTACAAGAAAAACGAATTCCCTATCGGTAATGCTCTCGTGCGTGCCAAAAGTATAGCTTGCTGGTGAAGATATTCTTGCGCTCTTCcgttaaaattaattcaaacaattaTACTCGACGGCCACCTGCCCAACATACACCGTAATTGAATGTACGCAGCAAAGGAAACACCCTGGCCACAGTAATGATAGGTTATGGTAAACAGGAGTTGCCTACCACCGCAGGGGCACGCCATTTTTTGGCAGGGGCTCGAGAATCACGCTAGCAACAACTGGCTGTTGCGACACGCAAACACGCTCTGTGCCAATCTGCTGACCGTCCCCTGACTACTACCACCTGCTTACTATTTAGTATACATAGGAATATCGTCTCAAACGTCGAACCAATAGCTTTGACCTGCAACGACCGGAGTGAATTATTACCTTGTAATATTCGTTTACCGCACAACAGTCACCTTTGTCGAATATTTCTGGAATAATGTGGCCACGATCGTTCGATACGATATTCAAATGCTGCAAATTCGTCTCAATAATTACACTTGAACTGGCCTGATCAACTTCGGTTACTAGTGTAAATTGGACACGAGAAATGATGGTCCGGTATAAATCTGATTTGTCCTGCCCGCATCGATAGTTGAGCACGAAAAAACCCATGAATTATTAACCAGATGGCGTGGTGATTTATGCAACGACGATAAGATGTATAATGAAGTTTGAATGATAAAAGAATTCGCATCCTTTGTACGGAGCGTAGCGGAAGCAGTTTTCGCGCATTTCCAAGTCACGAGCACTTCAACCCTACGTTTGACCAGCTCCTGCGTTTTAACATTAGAGGACACTtcgattactttttttttgacGTACATGGGACGCAGCTGGTCCCGCACATCATGTGGACGACGTAATTTTCTGCAGTTTTCTGTAGGGGCTCCAAAATCCAGATTTCTCGGAGTTACTAACCATTCCACGTAAGCAGTAGATGTGCTCTTTTACATACGAGTATGTTTCGTTGGGTGCCCCGATGAATATCCAATTATTCACACCCGATCAACACTTACATGTTTACCCATCTTCAATCACTCAACTTCATTAAGCTCAGGAATTGTTTTTAATGGGGCCATTATAAGCCCCACCCCATTAGGTTGAGGTGTGTAACGTGAAGCTATTACTCAAACAGCCAACTTCATTGTACCCGCTAgataattgttttccaaactTCGAGAGACCCGATTGTTCCAACTTGGAGTTACAACAacatttttgttcgttttcttgCGCTCAAATGCTTTGCGTGTGATTTGGCAGTAATTTGGAgtgttttgccattgttttgatgCAAGCATAATCAAGCCGTTGTTAAAACTTCAGTAACTATCCTTTTGATGGGTTTTTTAGTAATCGACTGAAACTCAAAGTGATTTGAAGTTTACTCTTCGCCTACCAGTTATTCCTTGAAGAGCCCGGCCTAGTCCTGTGGTCTCTTTTATGGTCCTGACGCATCGCAACAGTAGTATTCGTAACTTAGGAACCAATGGAACCGCAACCTTGCCTACTTCGCAAATGCGACTCATGCTTTTGCAGGGCGAGTCATGAAACCTTTGGAAGGTCTTTGGATCCATAGAGACGAGGTCTCACCTGAAATGCATTACATTAATCAATTTGTATCTCTAAAACATGTACGAACGGATCATGCTGAGCATAACCaccccacaacaacaaccattgTTGGAATGTGAAATAGAATCCGCCAAGAGCCTGTGAGCTTGGCTTTCCGTATGTTTTTCCATTAATTGAAATCGACCTCTCGAACCTCTTGCCTTCGCCGACCAAAAGGGCGCTCGGTTATAGAatctatttttttcttttatggcTTCAACATCTAGTGAAACCTTTCTTAAAGGATGCTCATAagcgtttcgttccgtttcataGCCGTTGCCACATTGCCTGCTCACGGCGTAGGCTGGTGGGCAGGCCTTATAATAAAGGGGCTAGCAAAGCACGCTTCATCATCTACACCACTTAGTAAGATTTATGAATCGCTGCGCTGGTCAGTGCCCATTGCTGCCATTGTTGCACGAACTGCTTTCCGTTACCCAGCGCAGCGCATTCCGGAGTCAGAGAGAACTTAGTTTCCTGTTTTTGCTATTATTGCTTTCAGACATTCAACAATTCTCTGTGAATTGCGCGTTCTCGGGGAAGTTGCTATAAATTGGTTGGGTATATCGGTATAGATCGAACATTTAGCGACGACGATACACTCGCCGAAGATTCATATCATAACTTTCCTTGCAATGCGACACGTTGTATCGACCACTGGGCAAGCCTTCGACAGACTGGAATCGCTTTGAAGAGTGTATTTAGCATTCTTAATATGAAATAGAAATATGAGAAAAAATTCCCCAACTGATAATGATAGTAACGGTAAAATAATCGCACCGATTTTTAAACAGTTTGTTATAAATCAATTATTCATCCATTGCAATTGAACTCTTCCACCACCATTGGCCAAATTCagaaataaacattttcgcgGAACAACGTACCCATTGCGTGAGAATGGCTTATTGATAAATTGTTATCAGACCAAGCGCGCGGCACCAGTGTCAGTGAATCCTTCCATAATCCCCTTACGGTATGCTCGGCTCTTCTATCCATTATCGAGAATGACCAGTGACAGTACCGACAGCATACAATTACCGCGTCCCAACGGCAACGCTATCAAATATTTCGCCGACAGTACGGACCCAAAATGCTAACCAAAAATTTGGCAGGATtagttttcttctcttctctgGTGGACGCTTGCAATGTATGGAAGAATGACCAGCATTTTAGATATCCGCAACACACACTCGACAACAAGAGCTGGTGCTTGCTTATGGATATTCAGATGTGTCATCATACAAATTAGTtattattagttattagtaATTAGTTATGGGGAGGATGAAAGGACGGCGTTACGCTACGATTTAGGAGATAAAGACTGACACAAGAGTATAACATATAAtagtttttgaaaaaaaaacacaaatgtcCTGAatttttttgaacagaccacgtacaTAGTGTCCTCGATATTTTTACAGAAACTTGTTGATGGTGCAATTAGTGCAACCCAAAATGAAAGCTATGTGTGGATCGATGACTTGATATGTAACTAGTACTAGTAACAAAGTATAATGAATCGTAAACTCTGGCCAAAACTAGTTCATGAGAGCGTTTTTTGCTCTATGGCCAGCAGTAGTGAGAGATAGAATCTCATGAGTTTCCAGCGTTGAGTACCTTTCTGACACTACTAACGGATTAACGGTTCGAGTGCTTCCAACATTCCAGTGCCGAGTTACTTTCCGAGCTGATCACGAGTAAGAAATTTCCGTTAAGCTTCGGCTACCGGCGAGATTTTCGTCGGGATGTGACCATCGCACGGTATCCCGACAACCACGGCCTGAGTTGCCGAAAGGAGTCCGAAACCGAGGAGCACTCGATACTCTGCGACGTAAAGTGGACTAGTCATTCATATTTCATCCTGCAGTTTCAGCCGAACTGTTACCAAAAAGAGGCGCACAGTTTTTCGTTTGGTCACGGTTCGTTCTTGCGTTTCATTCACGAGCTGCATGGGTGAATCGTGTCTTAAATCGTCTAATTTCGCATTAGCCGTGCATCTGGTTTCCAGTGCAGCTTATAGTGCAACTGTTCTCAACTATTACCGTTATAAATTCGACGGCCCAGTACAGGTGAAGCAAAAGCTGGCAGGAATACGACGAATACTATTTTCCATGATTAGGCGCATGTGCGCATACAACGCAGGAAGGTGTCGGATGGTGTAAGTGTTATTCACAGCTTAGAATTGAAAAAAGTCATTTCATTCTAAGCAAGAATTGACACACTTACCAGAGAATGTTTGTGTGCGAGGATAATcatgtttgtgtgcgtgtggctgtGATAGCGATCTGTGCACATTAGTTGAAGGTCCTAGATTGAGTGAATGGTTTCGTTGTTACTGTTTTCAGCGAAAATCTTACTCGCACCAAGTAAAATCTTCGCTTCCCTAAACTCCGCTGTGCCAGTTGTATGGAGGTTTTGTTCGTTTCGGGCGACAGTTCtggtttgattttaattaagcAACGCACAGTAATCCCCGGGAGGataaatgaaacggaaaactatCCTGAACTTTTCTCTCTGCCCCTCTATGtccatctctctttctcttgaTAAGTCAGTTCAAAAGGCGTTACAAAAGATTATGTAGGAGCTGACAAGGTCCTCTAGCCATTCGGTCGCCAAACAAGCAAACACAACCGTCGCACGCAATCCGACGACTCTTCCGAATTAAAGCAGCTTTACGAAAAGTGGAACGGTAATCGGGCTTCCCGTATCGTAATAACTGTCACGCTGGTTGAGGTGCAATCTTGCCGTCACTTTGGCGCCAGATCTAGGGGTCGGTGTCATTTGTCTAGCAAACCAGGGAAAGCTGATTGCGCCTTTTCTGACAGCGATTATCGATCAAAACTCGGCGCTAGTCAGAAATGCTTAATCATTCCACCAGGGAATCGAAAGGCAACATTCAATTTATGATTAGCTTCATATCGTTTCACAGAGCCACTTATGATAATCAGTTGTTCCTTAACTCAATAAAAATCGTCTGAAAAGATTCAAACGATCAGGATAGGATAGATAAAATCGCACAAATCTAACAAGAACGTTACGTTAGTCACCGTGACTTTGATTTAATTCGATGATGATTGTACTACAAACCAATGCTTTAAAGTACCGAAGTTGTAGCAATGAGCCATCCTATTTTCACTGCATTCTGAGCCTTCCAAATAAGAGAGACACTATGAACTTTCGGGGAAGTGGAACTTCAAAATGGATCGATTGAGGAACCTCAAATATTCTGGTTGACCAATCCACGCAAGTGTGTGTGGCCAGTGTGGCTCAACCGAAAATGAACggaaacaaagcaaaaggaaaacatatttgttttcctttcgcttttttagCATTCGGCAATCTTTTGCATCTTTAATTCTGAATCTGCAAATGGAAATAAAGGTGATACATATCTGCAGGACGCAAACCCCTAGTATTAGTCAAGGGCTGGGAGTCAGGTGAACTAATGTTGGAAACGAAGCAAGAATCAGACAACCTGCCGCTGAGAAACGGTTTGCTCCGAGTCCTCTACGGTTCTCTCTCAGCCACAGGTACGAATCTTATCTCCTCTCAATTTACTACCATTCTATGTCGTCAATTCTCGAAACATTGGACTCACCCACACTATTTTGGATCAAATTATTCTTACCCGTAATCAGCGagactttttttatttttgtacttttttgTCTTCTTTCTTGCAACCTTTGGGTCAAACGTATAGACGTTTGACGGATCTTTCAAATTGATGGAGTTTTCGATTGCTCAATGCCTGTTCGTAGTAGCACGTGAAGACCGGAAACAGATACAAACTCGACCGCTTAGGCCTTCCTTCAAGTATTAtgtatgaaatatgaaaatgaaatgtgtTGAACTGGGCATAACTCTATTAGCGGACGTTTGTAAACGGACTATTAGAATTCTTTCTGGACTTGTGTCCAATATCTAATCAAAGCTTTGATGAATTGCTCTCAATTCTCAGCaaataaattgcttttttatgtaaagaaattaaaaaaaaattcttatGATGATGCTTTCGTTTGCATGATGTGAGTTAATTTCATGATGTATTATATAACTCTCATGCGCAACATTGCTCCGTAAGCCTTGATACGTGACTAGTATTAGACTGACTTATTAGGTGACTTATCATAATAAAGTACACCACATCAATTCTGAAAGTTCACTTCGatttctttgtttattttcagaGGAACATGCGCTGAAACAAAATACAATGCGCATTCCAATGGACAAATTTCACAGCGAAGTGGTTCTGCTCCAGAGGAAGTACGATGTAAACGGGCTAACCAGTGGTACAGCGAAAACACTCGGCAGAATCCAAACAACTTCCACTCCAACACCGGTAGTTGACTCTCAAGGCATCCGGTGGTAACGGCAGGCCATTCACTTCAACCATTCTAAAACGTTAAGCATAAGAACAGCAACCGTACAATTTAGATTGCACTGTTCGGTCGCTCGCAACAAACCGTTCTTACAAATGTATTTTGTGTGTGTATAATGATGTTTAAAAAGGGCTGTGAATTCCGTGATGTAACATATGTcgcgaaaattaaaataaaaagtgtgtcagaaacaatgaaacttccttttttattcatAAGACACTTGCTGTGTCATATTGGTCACATTGGCTTTGTCATATGACAACGCGATTGTTAATAGTTATTCGCTGTGGCTCTTATATATAGTATTAACATGAAGTGTCATCAGGTTTGTATAGCAGTTCTTTGcattttgttgcctttttaacTTCATGAAGATCACCATTTTCAAGAGAGTTGTTCAAGTTGTCTTATGAAAGATCGTAGTGTGCTGTTGATGTACGgaattctttttaaattttggtGATTACTGCTACTGCGACTGCATTCGAGCTTTAAAGGTTCATGCAGGGCTAGACTTGGACGTCCGATTGTCTCCACGTACCTTTTTTCAAAAACGATTTACATTGTTCGTTTATGATGACACGTTTTTCACACGCTTGTGAAGAACTCAACGAAACCCGCGACCGTATCCATTCCGTTCACATTTCAACAGGTGAAGCAATGTACAAACGAACTGCAT encodes the following:
- the LOC131211019 gene encoding uncharacterized protein LOC131211019 isoform X1 produces the protein MGESCLKSSNFALAVHLVSSAAYSATVLNYYRYKFDGPVQVKQKLAGIRRILFSMIRRMCAYNAGRCRMVGTCAETKYNAHSNGQISQRSGSAPEEVRCKRANQWYSENTRQNPNNFHSNTGS
- the LOC131211019 gene encoding uncharacterized protein LOC131211019 isoform X2 — translated: MLETKQESDNLPLRNGLLRVLYGSLSATEEHALKQNTMRIPMDKFHSEVVLLQRKYDVNGLTSGTAKTLGRIQTTSTPTPVVDSQGIRW